A part of Tachysurus vachellii isolate PV-2020 chromosome 4, HZAU_Pvac_v1, whole genome shotgun sequence genomic DNA contains:
- the LOC132844936 gene encoding gamma-crystallin M2-like — protein MSKIIFYEDKNFQGRSYECEADCPDMQPHFARCNSIRVDSGCWVLYEKPNYKGYQYVLTHGEYPEYQRWMGYNDSIRSCRTFSYNRGGEYRMRIYERPDFQGQMMEFSDDCESVQERFHHRDIYSCKVMDGYWTLYEHPSYKGRQYFMCPGEYRKFSDWGAACATTGSFRRITEF, from the exons ATGAGTAAG ATCATATTTTACGAGGATAAGAACTTTCAGGGCCGCTCATATGAGTGTGAGGCTGATTGCCCAGACATGCAGCCCCACTTCGCCCGCTGCAACTCCATCCGAGTGGACAGCGGATGCTGGGTTCTGTACGAGAAACCCAATTATAAAGGATACCAGTACGTACTGACTCATGGGGAATATCCTGAATACCAACGCTGGATGGGCTACAACGACTCAATTCGTTCTTGCAGGACCTTCTCttat AACCGTGGAGGGGAGTACCGTATGCGCATCTACGAGCGTCCTGATTTCCAGGGCCAGATGATGGAGTTCAGTGACGACTGCGAGTCCGTGCAAGAGCGCTTCCATCACAGGGACATCTACTCCTGCAAAGTGATGGACGGTTACTGGACCCTGTATGAGCATCCCAGTTACAAGGGACGCCAATACTTCATGTGTCCTGGCGAGTACCGGAAGTTCAGCGACTGGGGTGCAGCGTGCGCCACCACCGGCTCCTTCCGCAGGATAACTGAGTTCTAA
- the LOC132844935 gene encoding MOB-like protein phocein, whose translation MVMAEGTAVLRRNRPGTKAKDFYSWPDESFEEMDSTLAVQQYIQQNIRSDCANIDKILEPPEGQDEGVWKYEHLRQFCLELNGLAVKLQGECHPDTCTQMTATEQWIFLCAAHKTPKECPAIDYTRHTLDGAACLLNSNKYFPSRVSIKESSVAKLGSVCRRIYRIFSHAYFHHRQIFDKYEDETFLCHRFTRFVMKYNLMSKDNLIVPILEEEVQNAGSAESDA comes from the exons ATGGTCATGGCGGAGGGTACAGCAGTCCTGAGGAGGAACCGTCCAGGAACTAAGGCGAAG GATTTTTACAGTTGGCCTGATGAGTCATTCGAGGAGATGGACAGCACTCTGGCAGTGCAGCAG TACATCCAACAGAACATTCGCTCCGATTGCGCCAACATCGACAAGATCCTAGAACCTCCCGAGGGCCAGGACGAGGGCGTTTGGAAATACGAGCACCTGAG ACAGTTTTGTCTGGAACTGAATGGTCTTGCTGTTAAATTACAG GGAGAATGCCACCCTGACACATGTACACAGATGACAGCTACAGAGCAGTGGATCTTTCTGTGTGCTGCACACAAAACCCCTAAAGAG TGTCCTGCTATCGACTACACGAGACACACGCTAGACGGCGCCGCCTGTCTTCTGAACAGTAACAAGTATTTTCCCAGCCG GGTGAGCATAAAGGAGTCATCCGTGGCAAAGCTGGGTTCAGTTTGCCGCCGCATCTACAGGATATTTTCCCACGCTTACTTTCACCACCGCCAGATATTCGACAAGTACGAG GACGAGACCTTCCTATGCCACCGGTTTACTCGGTTTGTAATGAAATATAACCTGATGTCGAAGGACAATCTCATCGTGCCCATTCTGGAGGAGGAAGTCCAGAACGCTGGCTCTGCCGAGAGCGATGCCTGA
- the LOC132844932 gene encoding protein boule-like: MESETGTQTSSPSVSPAPLELTSALDHASHCGTVIPNRIFVGGLDLKTNESDLRRFFSGYGTVKEVKIVTDHAGLSKGYGFVTFETAEDAQKILHDASAGKLCFRDKRLNIGQAIRKQVAMRSGGYNVASPNPPVALPAPFGTVHLTTPTGYPYTYHNGVAYFHNQEPNIHPSLWPASHTAPGSPVMVAHSTPPFYTPQACPQHQSSSQYVNGHVPWAFPQVESSIPVNLNPLLYVQPAELMYHPVEPIENGCVRSAVPLMEAGVPEAYMDHLVQPPYQVCLQRPLILPHGDGMKEQKFQPVRRGFSHSAVHPRPRYCRGPRYTHLRKEYRPDLRTSPPPASSPTQDALK; encoded by the exons ATGGAGAGCGAGACAGGT aCACAGACCAGCTCTCCTTCAGTCAGTCCGGCACCTCTAGAACTGACCAGTGCTCTTGACCATGCTTCGCACTGTGGCACGGTCATACCAAACCGCATCTTTGTAGGAGGTCTTGATCTCAAA ACTAATGAGAGTGATCTCAGGAGGTTTTTCTCCGGGTATGGAACAGTTAAGGAAGTGAAGATTGTTACTGATCATGCTGGATTGTCAAAGGG GTATGGTTTTGTGACCTTTGagactgcagaagatgcacagAAAATTCTGCATGATGctagt GCTGGTAAATTGTGTTTTCGAGATAAGAGGTTGAACATCGGACAGGCCATTCGTAAGCAAGTAGCCATGCGCT CAGGTGGTTACAATGTGGCAAGTCCCAACCCACCTGTGGCTCTCCCAGCACCGTTTGGCACCGTGCACCTAACCACACCCACTGGATATCCCTATACCTACCACAATGGAGTGGCCTATTTCCACAACCAAGAGCCAAATATACACCCATCTCTCTGGCCTGCT tcACACACAGCACCCGGATCTCCAGTCATGGTGGCTCACTCTACTCCTCCTTTTTACACTCCGCAAGCCTGCCCCCAACACCAG AGCTCTTCCCAGTATGTGAATGGACACGTGCCTTGGGCTTTTCCTCAGGTAGAG tCCTCCATCCCTGTGAACCTAAATCCTTTGTTATATGTCCAACCTGCTGAGTTGATGTATCACCCAGTGGAGCCTATCGAGAACGGGTGTGTTCGGTCAGCTGTGCCTCTGATGGAAGCTGGTGTTCCTGAG gCATATATGGATCACCTGGTGCAGCCACCGTATCAGGTTTGTTTGCAGAGACCGCTGATTCTCCCTCACGGTGATGGAATGAAG GAGCAAAAGTTCCAGCCTGTGAGACGAGGCTTCTCTCACTCTGCCGTCCACCCGAGACCCAGGTACTGCCGTGGCCCCCGTTACACACACCTGCGCAAAGAATACCGGCCTGATCTTCGCACCTCGCCTCCTCCTGCATCCTCGCCCACACAGGATGCGCTGAAATAG
- the vps16 gene encoding vacuolar protein sorting-associated protein 16 homolog isoform X1, translated as MAFVTANWNPLGENFYRKIELYEMGWNLKDGLRDCLIAAAPYGGPIALLREPQRRSPSARPQLEIYSASGGALGSFPWKSGVVKQLGWTVCDDLLCVQEDGTVLVYDLFGSFKRHFSMGNEVGQSQVVEAKVFHSPYGTGVAIVTGASRFTLATNIDDLKLRRLPEVPGLQGVPSCWAVLTQDRQCKVLVANGAEIFILDYGTCTAVSPPGLSPQATSIVHMCVSFSYKYLALFTDSGHVWMGSSNLREKLSEVEIKVRNPPRQMAWCRRPRSQQPSVVIMWDRYLLVVGVCKDTIPYHLDDDSVLVPELDGVRIVNGTNHELLQEVPAACEEIFKIASMAPGALLLEAHKEYEKESQKADEYLREIKEQDLLSEAVRQCVEAAGHEHEPETQKTLLRAASFGKCFLSNFPAEPFVSMCRDLRVLNAVRDYTVGIPLTHTQFKQMTVQVLTDRLVYRKLYPLAIEICRYLKTPEYQGVSRVLKHWACCKVQQKEEADEVIAKTVSLKLGDAAGISYSEIANKAYECGRTELAIKLLEFEPRSGEQVPLLLRMKRSQLALSKAIESGDTDLVYTVVTYLKNEMNRGDFFMTLRNQPVALSLYRQFCKHQEQETLKDLFNQDDDHQELGNFYVKASYKEKRLEARMSLLQSAVDEYSKARNEFAAKATEEEMRLLRFQRKLEEEKGECVTGFSLHDTLSTLLALGLHKQAEQLYKDFRVPDKRYWWLKLTALADKSDWEELEKFAKSKKSPIGYMPFVEVCVKRNNKFEAKKYVLKVTPEQKVKAHLAVGDLEGAADAAIERRNEGEIITVLSHCSPATDRTLVERLNRAKATATKK; from the exons atGGCTTTTGTCACGGCTAACTGGAATCCTCTTGGAGAGAATTTTTACAG GAAGATTGAGCTGTATGAGATGGGCTGGAACCTGAAGGATGGTCTCAGAGATTGTTTAATAGCTGCAGCTCCATACGGTGGGCCGATCG CTCTTCTGAGGGAGCCTCAGCGACGCTCTCCCAGCGCTCGACCCCAGTTAGAGATCTATTCTGCTTCCGGAGGGGCTCTCGGCAGCTTTCCG TGGAAGAGCGGTGTGGTGAAGCAACTGGGATGGACGGTGTGCGACGATCTCCTGTGCGTCCAGGAAGACGGCACTGTTCTTGTCTATGACCTCTTTGGCAGTTTTAAGAGACACTTCAGCATGGGCAAC GAGGTGGGACAGAGCCAGGTTGTGGAGGCAAAGGTCTTCCATTCACCATATGGAACTGgagttgccatagtaacaggAGCATCCCGCTTTACCCTGGCAACAAACATTGATGACCTGAAGCTGAGGAGGTTACCTGAGGTACCAG GTCTCCAGGGGGTGCCATCCTGCTGGGCAGTGCTTACCCAGGACAGACAGTGTAAAGTGCTGGTGGCAAACGGTGCTGAGATTTTTATTCTGGATTACGGCACTTGCACCGCAGTG AGCCCTCCAGGTCTCTCTCCTCAGGCTACCAGTATAgtacacatgtgtgtgtcattcaGCTATAAGTATCTGGCCCTGTTCACTGACTCGGGCCACGTGTGGATGGGCTCCAGCAACCTGAGG GAAAAACTCAGTGAAGTAGAGATTAAAGTCAGAAATCCACCCAGACAGATGGCCTG GTGCCGCAGGCCGAGAAGTCAGCAGCCCTCAGTGGTGATCATGTGGGATCGGTACCTGCTGGTCGTAGGAGTGTGTAAAGACACCATCCCGTACCACCTCGATGACGACTCGGTTCTGGTCCCAGAGCTGGACGGCGTTCGAATTGTCAACGGCACAAATCATGAACTGTTGCAGGAAGTCCCAG CTGCCTGTGAGGAAATCTTTAAGATCGCCTCCATGGCTCCTGGAGCACTGCTGCTGGAAGCTCACAAAGAATACGAG AAAGAGAGCCAGAAGGCAGACGAGTATCTGAGGGAGATTAAGGAGCAGGATCTGTTGAGCGAGGCGGTGAGGCAGTGTGTGGAGGCAGCAGGACACGAGCATGAGCCAGAGACGCAAAAAACACTCCTGAGG GCGGCCTCCTTCGGAAAATGCTTTCTCAGCAATTTTCCCGCCGAGCCGTTTGTCAGCATGTGTCGAGACCTCAGAGTGTTAAATGCAGTGAGAGATTACACCGTGGgcatccctctcacacacacccagttCAAACAGATGACCGTTCAAGTGCTCACAGACCG actagtATATCGCAAGCTGTACCCTCTGGCCATCGAGATCTGTCGCTATCTGAAAACTCCAGAGTATCAGGGTGTGAGTCGAGTGCTCAAACACTGGGCCTGCTGCAAG gtgcagcAGAAGGAGGAGGCTGATGAGGTCATTGCAAAGACTGTCAGTTTAAAGCTGGGCGATGCAGCTGGAATCTCCTACTCAGAGATCGCTAATAAAGCCTACGAGTGCGGACGCACCGAACTCGCTataaag CTGTTGGAGTTTGAGCCTCGCTCTGGTGAGCAAGTTCCTCTGCTgctgaggatgaagaggagcCAGTTAGCACTTAGCAAAGCTATAGAGAGTGGAGACACGGACCtcg TGTACACAGTGGTAACATACCTGAAGAACGAGATGAACAGAGGAGACTTCTTCATGACTCTGAGGAACCAGCCAGTGGCCCTGAGTCTCTACAGACAG ttctgTAAGCATCAGGAACAGGAAACGCTTAAGGATCTCTTTAATCAAGATGACGATCACCAGGAACTGGGAAATTTCTATGTGAAAGCTAGTTACAAAGAGAAG AGGCTGGAGGCTCGAATGTCTTTATTACAAAGTGCAGTAGATGAGTACAGCAAAGCCAGGAATGAATTTGCTGCCAAG GCTACAGAGGAGGAGATGCGTCTGCTGCGTTTCCAGAGGAAGCTGGAAGAGGAGAAGGGCGAATGTGTCACGGGTTTCTCTCTGCATGACACTCTGAGCACGTTGCTCGCTCTGGGTCTGCACAAGCAAGCCGAGCAGCTCTACAAGGACTTCAGGGTGCCTGATAAGAG GTATTGGTGGCTGAAGCTGACAGCACTGGCTGATAAATCAGACTGGGAGGAACTCGAGAAATTTGCCAAAAGCAAGAAATCACCCATTGGCTACATG CCCTTTGTTGAAGTGTGCGTGAAACGAAACAACAAGTTCGAGGCCAAGAAATATGTGTTAAAAGTCACACCGGAGCAGAAGGTCAAAGCCCATCTAGCAGTAGG cgATTTGGAAGGGGCAGCAGATGCAGCTATTGAGCGGAGGAACGAGGGAGAGATCATCACTGTCCTGTCTCACTGTTCGCCAGCCACAGACCGCACGTTGGTAGAGCGTCTAAACCGTGCCAAGGCCACCGCCACCAAAAAGTGA
- the vps16 gene encoding vacuolar protein sorting-associated protein 16 homolog isoform X2 yields the protein MGWNLKDGLRDCLIAAAPYGGPIALLREPQRRSPSARPQLEIYSASGGALGSFPWKSGVVKQLGWTVCDDLLCVQEDGTVLVYDLFGSFKRHFSMGNEVGQSQVVEAKVFHSPYGTGVAIVTGASRFTLATNIDDLKLRRLPEVPGLQGVPSCWAVLTQDRQCKVLVANGAEIFILDYGTCTAVSPPGLSPQATSIVHMCVSFSYKYLALFTDSGHVWMGSSNLREKLSEVEIKVRNPPRQMAWCRRPRSQQPSVVIMWDRYLLVVGVCKDTIPYHLDDDSVLVPELDGVRIVNGTNHELLQEVPAACEEIFKIASMAPGALLLEAHKEYEKESQKADEYLREIKEQDLLSEAVRQCVEAAGHEHEPETQKTLLRAASFGKCFLSNFPAEPFVSMCRDLRVLNAVRDYTVGIPLTHTQFKQMTVQVLTDRLVYRKLYPLAIEICRYLKTPEYQGVSRVLKHWACCKVQQKEEADEVIAKTVSLKLGDAAGISYSEIANKAYECGRTELAIKLLEFEPRSGEQVPLLLRMKRSQLALSKAIESGDTDLVYTVVTYLKNEMNRGDFFMTLRNQPVALSLYRQFCKHQEQETLKDLFNQDDDHQELGNFYVKASYKEKRLEARMSLLQSAVDEYSKARNEFAAKATEEEMRLLRFQRKLEEEKGECVTGFSLHDTLSTLLALGLHKQAEQLYKDFRVPDKRYWWLKLTALADKSDWEELEKFAKSKKSPIGYMPFVEVCVKRNNKFEAKKYVLKVTPEQKVKAHLAVGDLEGAADAAIERRNEGEIITVLSHCSPATDRTLVERLNRAKATATKK from the exons ATGGGCTGGAACCTGAAGGATGGTCTCAGAGATTGTTTAATAGCTGCAGCTCCATACGGTGGGCCGATCG CTCTTCTGAGGGAGCCTCAGCGACGCTCTCCCAGCGCTCGACCCCAGTTAGAGATCTATTCTGCTTCCGGAGGGGCTCTCGGCAGCTTTCCG TGGAAGAGCGGTGTGGTGAAGCAACTGGGATGGACGGTGTGCGACGATCTCCTGTGCGTCCAGGAAGACGGCACTGTTCTTGTCTATGACCTCTTTGGCAGTTTTAAGAGACACTTCAGCATGGGCAAC GAGGTGGGACAGAGCCAGGTTGTGGAGGCAAAGGTCTTCCATTCACCATATGGAACTGgagttgccatagtaacaggAGCATCCCGCTTTACCCTGGCAACAAACATTGATGACCTGAAGCTGAGGAGGTTACCTGAGGTACCAG GTCTCCAGGGGGTGCCATCCTGCTGGGCAGTGCTTACCCAGGACAGACAGTGTAAAGTGCTGGTGGCAAACGGTGCTGAGATTTTTATTCTGGATTACGGCACTTGCACCGCAGTG AGCCCTCCAGGTCTCTCTCCTCAGGCTACCAGTATAgtacacatgtgtgtgtcattcaGCTATAAGTATCTGGCCCTGTTCACTGACTCGGGCCACGTGTGGATGGGCTCCAGCAACCTGAGG GAAAAACTCAGTGAAGTAGAGATTAAAGTCAGAAATCCACCCAGACAGATGGCCTG GTGCCGCAGGCCGAGAAGTCAGCAGCCCTCAGTGGTGATCATGTGGGATCGGTACCTGCTGGTCGTAGGAGTGTGTAAAGACACCATCCCGTACCACCTCGATGACGACTCGGTTCTGGTCCCAGAGCTGGACGGCGTTCGAATTGTCAACGGCACAAATCATGAACTGTTGCAGGAAGTCCCAG CTGCCTGTGAGGAAATCTTTAAGATCGCCTCCATGGCTCCTGGAGCACTGCTGCTGGAAGCTCACAAAGAATACGAG AAAGAGAGCCAGAAGGCAGACGAGTATCTGAGGGAGATTAAGGAGCAGGATCTGTTGAGCGAGGCGGTGAGGCAGTGTGTGGAGGCAGCAGGACACGAGCATGAGCCAGAGACGCAAAAAACACTCCTGAGG GCGGCCTCCTTCGGAAAATGCTTTCTCAGCAATTTTCCCGCCGAGCCGTTTGTCAGCATGTGTCGAGACCTCAGAGTGTTAAATGCAGTGAGAGATTACACCGTGGgcatccctctcacacacacccagttCAAACAGATGACCGTTCAAGTGCTCACAGACCG actagtATATCGCAAGCTGTACCCTCTGGCCATCGAGATCTGTCGCTATCTGAAAACTCCAGAGTATCAGGGTGTGAGTCGAGTGCTCAAACACTGGGCCTGCTGCAAG gtgcagcAGAAGGAGGAGGCTGATGAGGTCATTGCAAAGACTGTCAGTTTAAAGCTGGGCGATGCAGCTGGAATCTCCTACTCAGAGATCGCTAATAAAGCCTACGAGTGCGGACGCACCGAACTCGCTataaag CTGTTGGAGTTTGAGCCTCGCTCTGGTGAGCAAGTTCCTCTGCTgctgaggatgaagaggagcCAGTTAGCACTTAGCAAAGCTATAGAGAGTGGAGACACGGACCtcg TGTACACAGTGGTAACATACCTGAAGAACGAGATGAACAGAGGAGACTTCTTCATGACTCTGAGGAACCAGCCAGTGGCCCTGAGTCTCTACAGACAG ttctgTAAGCATCAGGAACAGGAAACGCTTAAGGATCTCTTTAATCAAGATGACGATCACCAGGAACTGGGAAATTTCTATGTGAAAGCTAGTTACAAAGAGAAG AGGCTGGAGGCTCGAATGTCTTTATTACAAAGTGCAGTAGATGAGTACAGCAAAGCCAGGAATGAATTTGCTGCCAAG GCTACAGAGGAGGAGATGCGTCTGCTGCGTTTCCAGAGGAAGCTGGAAGAGGAGAAGGGCGAATGTGTCACGGGTTTCTCTCTGCATGACACTCTGAGCACGTTGCTCGCTCTGGGTCTGCACAAGCAAGCCGAGCAGCTCTACAAGGACTTCAGGGTGCCTGATAAGAG GTATTGGTGGCTGAAGCTGACAGCACTGGCTGATAAATCAGACTGGGAGGAACTCGAGAAATTTGCCAAAAGCAAGAAATCACCCATTGGCTACATG CCCTTTGTTGAAGTGTGCGTGAAACGAAACAACAAGTTCGAGGCCAAGAAATATGTGTTAAAAGTCACACCGGAGCAGAAGGTCAAAGCCCATCTAGCAGTAGG cgATTTGGAAGGGGCAGCAGATGCAGCTATTGAGCGGAGGAACGAGGGAGAGATCATCACTGTCCTGTCTCACTGTTCGCCAGCCACAGACCGCACGTTGGTAGAGCGTCTAAACCGTGCCAAGGCCACCGCCACCAAAAAGTGA
- the rgn gene encoding regucalcin has protein sequence MATLKVECVVKEKNEIGEGPVWEEKDGCLLYVDIYGPKINRWNSLTNQIESMCTETYVGCVVPQRSGGYVIGEGTRFAAVDWEKRAITTITKVDTEKTNTRFNDGKVDPAGRFFAGTMAVEVRPAELERKQGSLYSLLPDHSVVKHFDQVDLSNGLDWSPDHRFFYYVDSLTYMVEAFDYDIHTGGVANRRMVYRLEKDEGIPDGMCIDVEGKLWLACYNGGRVLRIDPLTGTRLQTVKMPVAKITSCCFGGKDYTDLYVTSACKGMDEESLAKQPQAGCIFKVSGLGVKGIPPNSFSG, from the exons ATGGCAACCCTTAAAGTCGAGTGTGTGGTGAAGGAGAAGAATGAGATTGGAGAAGGTCCAGTCTGGGAGGAGAAAGATGGCTGTCTGTTATATGTTGACATTTATGGCCCAAAGATCAACAGGTGGAactcactgaccaatcagatagaGAGTATGTGTACAG AGACGTACGTGGGCTGCGTCGTTCCACAGAGGTCTGGAGGGTATGTGATCGGAGAGGGAACGCGCTTTGCTGCTGTAGACTGGGAGAAACGAGCAATCACGACCATCACTAAAGTGGACACAGAGAAGACCAACACCCGCTTTAATGATGGGAAGGTGGATCCAGCTGGCAGGTTTTTTGCAg GCACCATGGCGGTTGAGGTGCGTCCTGCTGAGCTGGAGAGGAAACAGGGCTCGCTGTATAGCCTGCTCCCCGATCACTCCGTCGTCAAACACTTTGACCAGGTGGACCTCTCTAACGGGTTGGACTGGTCTCCAGATCACCGCTTCTTCTACTATGTAGACAGTCTGACGTACATGGTGGAGGCCTTCGATTACGATATACACACTGGAGGAGTAG CTAATCGCAGAATGGTGTACAGACTTGAGAAAGATGAAGGTATTCCTGATGGCATGTGCATCGACGTGGAAGGGAAACTATGGCTGGCCTGCTACAATGGGGGCAGAGTCCTGCGTATCGACCCTCTGACAG GGACCAGGCTTCAAACGGTGAAAATGCCAGTCGCTAAAATCACCTCCTGTTGTTTTGGAGGGAAAGATTACACTGATCTCTACGTCACCTCTGCGTGTAAAGGCATGGACGAGGAATCGCTCGCCAAACAGCCCCAAGCCGGCTGTATTTTTAAG GTCTCTGGTTTAGGAGTAAAGGGAATTCCTCCAAATTCATTTTCCGGCTAA